In Peribacillus sp. FSL H8-0477, one DNA window encodes the following:
- the rnmV gene encoding ribonuclease M5 has product MDKIKEIIVVEGKDDTVAINRAVIADTIETNGSAINESVLQQIQHAQDTRGVIVLTDPDFPGQKIRGIITERVPGCKHAFITKKEGQPKSGRGVGVEHASPAVIRKALEGAQITNEQAVEEISLQDLVDAGLIGGKGARERREQIGQILKIGFTNGKQLYKRLKMFQITQEKFAEAVTQVKQEEKDA; this is encoded by the coding sequence ATGGATAAAATTAAAGAAATCATAGTCGTGGAAGGTAAAGACGACACAGTAGCTATCAATAGAGCAGTTATCGCTGATACCATTGAAACAAATGGGTCAGCTATTAATGAATCTGTATTGCAGCAAATACAGCACGCCCAGGATACACGTGGTGTGATTGTGCTTACTGATCCTGATTTCCCTGGTCAGAAAATCAGAGGTATCATCACTGAACGGGTTCCAGGATGCAAGCATGCGTTTATTACAAAAAAAGAAGGTCAGCCAAAATCCGGCCGAGGTGTTGGAGTAGAGCATGCTAGTCCTGCGGTCATTAGGAAGGCCTTGGAAGGTGCTCAAATCACAAACGAACAAGCTGTAGAAGAAATTTCTCTGCAGGACCTTGTTGATGCGGGTCTTATTGGCGGCAAAGGTGCTAGAGAAAGAAGAGAACAGATTGGGCAAATACTGAAGATTGGCTTTACCAATGGTAAGCAATTATATAAACGGTTGAAAATGTTCCAAATCACACAAGAAAAATTTGCAGAGGCAGTCACGCAGGTTAAACAGGAGGAAAAAGATGCATAA
- the yabG gene encoding sporulation peptidase YabG: MNIHDIVGRKSYHCDIIFRIIDIREQDGKTEAILFGEDMRLIADAPFDDLLALDEKEREYRHKNDEVLQEQSLLLLSQDQELQKQKSEYEASDGYRYTGDYFQIPGRVLHVDGDAVYLQKCMDMYEKIGIPVHGVYCNEKEMPLMIGELLDKYRPDVLVITGHDSYSKAKGSVFDINAYRHSIHFVQAVREARKKVPHLDQLVIFAGACQSHFESIIQAGANFASSPSRVNIHALDPVYIVAKLSFTPYSEHIRVWDVLRNTLSGEKGLGGIETKGLLRTGMPYNQVPDV; this comes from the coding sequence ATGAATATCCATGACATCGTTGGCCGCAAGTCTTATCACTGTGACATTATCTTTCGCATTATTGATATCCGTGAGCAGGATGGAAAAACGGAAGCAATTTTGTTTGGAGAAGATATGAGACTAATAGCGGACGCCCCATTTGATGATTTACTAGCCTTAGATGAGAAAGAGCGTGAATACCGCCATAAAAACGATGAGGTTCTGCAAGAACAATCATTGTTGTTACTCTCTCAGGATCAAGAATTACAGAAACAGAAAAGTGAATATGAAGCCAGCGATGGATACCGCTATACTGGAGACTATTTTCAAATCCCTGGTCGTGTGCTTCATGTGGACGGAGATGCTGTCTATCTGCAAAAATGTATGGATATGTATGAAAAAATCGGAATTCCAGTTCATGGTGTTTATTGTAACGAAAAAGAAATGCCGTTAATGATTGGAGAATTACTTGATAAATATCGTCCAGATGTTTTGGTTATCACTGGGCACGATTCATACTCGAAGGCAAAGGGTTCTGTTTTTGATATCAATGCCTATCGTCATTCAATCCATTTTGTTCAAGCTGTACGAGAAGCTCGAAAGAAAGTTCCTCATCTAGACCAACTTGTCATTTTTGCCGGCGCGTGTCAGTCACATTTTGAATCCATTATTCAAGCAGGAGCAAATTTTGCCAGCTCTCCATCACGAGTCAATATCCATGCTCTAGATCCAGTTTACATCGTTGCAAAATTAAGTTTCACACCTTATTCCGAACATATCCGTGTATGGGATGTGCTGCGAAATACATTGAGCGGCGAAAAAGGGTTAGGAGGGATTGAAACGAAAGGTTTGCTGCGTACAGGGATGCCTTATAATCAAGTTCCTGATGTATAA
- a CDS encoding AbrB/MazE/SpoVT family DNA-binding domain-containing protein — protein sequence MKSTGIVRKVDELGRVVIPIELRRTLGIAEKDALEIYVDEEKIILKKYKPNMTCQVTGEVSDNNLTLAGGKLILSREGAETLIKEIQENFVTK from the coding sequence ATGAAATCTACAGGAATCGTACGTAAAGTTGACGAATTAGGACGGGTGGTTATTCCAATCGAACTACGTCGTACTTTAGGCATCGCTGAAAAAGACGCATTAGAAATTTATGTTGATGAAGAAAAAATTATCTTAAAAAAATACAAGCCTAACATGACTTGCCAAGTTACAGGTGAAGTATCTGATAATAACCTAACACTAGCTGGAGGAAAACTAATCCTTAGCCGTGAAGGTGCAGAAACATTGATCAAAGAAATCCAAGAAAACTTTGTTACAAAATAA
- the rsmA gene encoding 16S rRNA (adenine(1518)-N(6)/adenine(1519)-N(6))-dimethyltransferase RsmA — protein sequence MHKDIATPLRTKEILKKYGFSFKKSLGQNFLIDTNILKRIVEHADLTEESGAIEIGPGIGALTEQLAKVSKKVAAFEIDQRLMPILADTLSPYDNVAIIYEDILKANVEQAIEEHFNGIDDLMVVANLPYYVTTPIILKLLNENLRIRGIVCMLQKEVAARISARPGTKEYGSLSIAIQYYTEAEMVMIVPKTVFMPQPNVDSAVIRLTKRAKPAVEVKDEEFFFTVTRSCFAQRRKTILNNLTSQLPEGKAKKEQILQALEQAGVDPSRRGETLTIAEFGLLSDALLPTFK from the coding sequence ATGCATAAAGATATCGCAACCCCGCTTCGGACAAAGGAAATACTAAAAAAATACGGATTTTCCTTTAAGAAAAGCCTTGGCCAAAACTTTTTAATTGATACGAATATTTTAAAAAGAATTGTCGAGCATGCTGATTTGACAGAAGAAAGTGGAGCAATAGAAATTGGACCCGGCATCGGTGCACTGACGGAACAGCTTGCAAAAGTTAGTAAAAAGGTAGCTGCATTTGAAATTGATCAACGATTAATGCCTATCTTAGCAGATACACTTTCACCTTATGACAATGTGGCTATCATCTATGAGGATATCTTAAAAGCTAACGTGGAGCAGGCCATTGAGGAACATTTTAATGGGATCGATGATTTAATGGTTGTGGCGAACCTGCCATATTATGTGACAACACCAATTATTCTAAAATTATTAAACGAAAATCTGCGTATACGAGGTATCGTTTGTATGCTTCAAAAAGAAGTTGCAGCACGCATATCGGCACGTCCAGGTACGAAAGAATACGGTTCCCTTTCCATTGCAATTCAGTACTATACAGAGGCTGAAATGGTTATGATTGTTCCGAAAACGGTCTTTATGCCGCAGCCAAATGTAGATTCGGCAGTCATTAGATTGACTAAACGTGCAAAACCAGCTGTGGAAGTAAAGGATGAAGAATTTTTCTTTACTGTGACTAGATCATGCTTTGCGCAGAGAAGAAAGACGATTCTTAATAACTTAACCAGTCAGCTTCCTGAGGGAAAAGCAAAAAAAGAGCAGATCTTACAGGCTCTTGAACAAGCAGGTGTCGATCCTTCTCGTCGAGGAGAAACATTGACTATTGCTGAATTTGGACTCCTGAGTGATGCATTATTACCGACATTTAAATAG
- a CDS encoding ubiquitin-like domain-containing protein, protein MKNLIPKSFGRKRRVVAISLTITVAAALGILIYQGTKHTVLLTLNGQTQTVSTHARTVHDMLKELEITVQAEDYLHPSKESEVNNNLAVTWEKAKPVHIDLNDEKKEIMTTAKTVEELLHMQKIDITKWDKVNPSLETELQENMKIAIEKAFPLKLEVGGIEKQVWSTSTTVADFLKQQDVKLNKWDRVEPKLSEKVQAKNKITVIRVEKVTDVVEEPVQFAVITKEDENMDKGKKKILANGKDGLVSRQYEVVKENGKEVKRSLVSEAVRTKKKDKVVAVGTKRKITQVSHESNEGKVLYVSSTAYTASCNGCSGRTATGINLKQNPGAKVIAVDPRVIPLGSKVYVEGYGYAIAGDKGGAIKGNKIDVFFASKSDAYRWGVKKVKIRVVN, encoded by the coding sequence ATGAAAAACCTAATTCCCAAGTCTTTTGGGAGAAAAAGAAGAGTTGTTGCGATCAGTTTGACAATTACGGTTGCTGCTGCCCTAGGAATACTAATTTATCAAGGAACAAAACATACGGTTTTATTAACATTGAACGGCCAGACTCAAACGGTGTCAACACATGCTCGTACTGTACATGATATGTTAAAAGAATTAGAGATTACCGTTCAAGCTGAGGACTACCTGCATCCTTCCAAAGAAAGTGAAGTCAATAATAACTTGGCTGTTACTTGGGAAAAAGCAAAGCCTGTCCATATTGACCTGAACGATGAAAAAAAGGAAATCATGACTACGGCTAAAACAGTTGAAGAACTATTACACATGCAGAAGATTGATATTACGAAGTGGGATAAAGTGAATCCATCTTTGGAAACAGAGCTGCAGGAAAACATGAAGATTGCTATCGAAAAAGCCTTTCCACTAAAGTTGGAAGTAGGCGGTATTGAAAAGCAAGTGTGGTCGACTTCGACTACGGTCGCTGACTTTTTAAAACAACAAGATGTAAAGCTCAATAAATGGGATCGAGTTGAGCCGAAATTATCGGAAAAAGTTCAAGCAAAGAACAAAATTACCGTCATTCGCGTTGAAAAAGTCACCGATGTAGTTGAAGAACCAGTTCAGTTTGCTGTAATTACAAAAGAAGATGAGAACATGGATAAGGGAAAAAAGAAAATCTTAGCCAATGGCAAAGATGGTCTCGTTTCCAGGCAATATGAAGTAGTAAAAGAAAATGGTAAAGAAGTCAAACGGTCACTCGTTTCAGAGGCGGTTCGTACCAAAAAGAAGGATAAAGTGGTCGCTGTAGGAACGAAAAGAAAGATTACACAAGTATCACATGAGTCGAATGAAGGAAAAGTTCTATATGTGTCATCAACGGCCTATACAGCGAGCTGTAATGGTTGTTCGGGAAGAACGGCAACAGGTATTAATCTTAAACAAAATCCGGGAGCGAAGGTCATTGCGGTTGATCCAAGAGTCATTCCGCTTGGTTCCAAGGTTTATGTTGAAGGTTATGGCTATGCGATTGCTGGTGATAAGGGCGGAGCAATTAAAGGGAATAAAATTGATGTTTTCTTTGCTTCTAAATCAGACGCCTATCGCTGGGGTGTCAAAAAAGTTAAGATTAGAGTAGTAAATTAA
- the veg gene encoding biofilm formation stimulator Veg, with translation MPKTLADIKHALDSNLGKRLLLKANGGRRKTVERFGTLSETYPAVFVIELDQDENAFERVSYSYADVLTETVQLTFLNKQQEI, from the coding sequence ATGCCAAAAACTTTAGCTGATATTAAGCATGCACTAGATTCAAACTTGGGAAAACGGTTGCTCTTGAAAGCCAACGGCGGAAGAAGAAAAACCGTCGAACGTTTCGGAACGTTATCGGAAACCTATCCTGCAGTCTTCGTTATTGAACTGGACCAGGATGAAAATGCGTTTGAAAGAGTATCATACAGCTATGCAGATGTATTAACGGAAACCGTACAACTTACATTCTTGAATAAGCAGCAGGAGATTTAA
- the metG gene encoding methionine--tRNA ligase, with translation MQDKLNTFYITTPIYYPSGNLHIGHAYTTVAGDAMARYKRMRGFDVMYLTGTDEHGQKIQRKAAEDGVTPQAYVDNIVDGIKVLWDKLDISYDDFIRTTETRHKKVVEKIFKQLLDQGDIYLDQYEGWYCTPCESFFTDRQVEKGNCPDCGRSVEKVKEESYFFRMSKYVDRLLAFYEANPEFIQPESRKNEMINNFIKPGLEDLAVSRTTFDWGVKVPGNPEHVIYVWIDALSNYITALGYGTDDDSKYLNYWPASVHLVGKEIVRFHTIYWPIMLMALDLPLPKKVFAHGWLLMKDGKMSKSKGNVVDPVTLIDRYGLDALRYYLLREVPFGSDGVFTPEGFVERINFDLANDLGNLLNRTVAMIDKYFDGVIPVYTGSNSTFDQSLLQLNQETIKKYEDAMENMEFSIALSTIWQLVSRTNKYIDETQPWALAKDDAKREELGTVMVHLAESLRRIAILLKPFLTKTPEKIFAQLNITDDLLKTWESLEEFGQIPADTKVAKGNPIFPRLEMQEEIEYIKKQMQGNEPEVEEKKESVIEEIPEVDEITIDDFMKVELRVAEVLEVEPVKKADKLLKLQLDLGYEKRQVVSGIAQYYKPEELVGKKVICVTNLKPVKLRGELSQGMILAGSSDGKLSVATVDNSLPNGAKVK, from the coding sequence ATGCAAGATAAATTAAACACCTTTTATATTACCACCCCGATTTATTATCCAAGCGGAAATTTACATATAGGACATGCATATACGACAGTAGCTGGAGACGCTATGGCTCGCTATAAGCGTATGCGTGGATTTGATGTTATGTATTTAACAGGAACGGATGAACATGGTCAGAAGATACAACGTAAAGCAGCTGAGGACGGTGTTACTCCTCAAGCGTATGTTGATAATATTGTGGATGGCATTAAAGTGCTTTGGGATAAGTTAGATATTTCTTATGATGATTTCATTAGAACGACAGAAACTCGTCATAAAAAAGTGGTTGAAAAGATTTTTAAACAGCTGCTTGATCAAGGAGATATCTATTTAGATCAATATGAGGGCTGGTATTGTACGCCGTGTGAATCTTTCTTCACTGACCGGCAAGTTGAAAAAGGCAATTGTCCAGATTGCGGAAGATCTGTAGAGAAAGTAAAAGAAGAATCATACTTCTTTAGAATGAGTAAATATGTAGACCGTCTGCTGGCGTTCTATGAGGCTAATCCTGAGTTTATACAGCCTGAGTCTCGTAAAAATGAAATGATCAATAACTTTATCAAGCCTGGGCTGGAAGATTTAGCTGTATCGAGGACAACCTTCGATTGGGGTGTGAAGGTCCCAGGGAATCCGGAACATGTTATATATGTCTGGATTGATGCATTATCTAACTATATTACCGCTCTGGGCTATGGTACTGATGATGATTCTAAATACTTAAACTACTGGCCTGCAAGTGTGCACTTGGTTGGGAAGGAAATTGTTCGTTTCCATACGATTTATTGGCCGATTATGTTAATGGCATTAGACCTTCCATTACCTAAAAAGGTATTTGCTCATGGTTGGTTATTAATGAAGGATGGGAAAATGTCAAAATCAAAAGGAAATGTGGTCGATCCCGTAACTCTCATTGATCGTTATGGACTTGATGCACTTCGTTACTACCTGCTTCGTGAGGTTCCATTCGGTTCTGACGGAGTCTTTACTCCTGAAGGTTTTGTAGAACGTATTAATTTTGATTTAGCCAATGATTTAGGCAACCTGTTGAACCGTACCGTTGCAATGATTGATAAGTATTTTGACGGGGTTATTCCTGTTTATACAGGTTCAAACAGTACATTTGACCAGTCCTTGCTGCAATTAAATCAAGAGACCATCAAAAAGTATGAAGATGCTATGGAAAATATGGAGTTTTCAATTGCACTTTCTACGATTTGGCAGCTTGTCAGCAGAACAAACAAATATATCGATGAAACACAGCCTTGGGCATTAGCTAAGGATGATGCTAAGCGGGAAGAGCTTGGGACAGTAATGGTTCACCTGGCAGAGTCGCTGCGCAGAATCGCTATTCTTCTTAAACCATTCTTGACAAAAACTCCAGAAAAGATATTTGCTCAGTTAAATATTACGGATGATTTGCTGAAAACATGGGAGAGTTTAGAGGAATTTGGACAAATACCTGCTGATACAAAAGTAGCTAAGGGGAATCCAATTTTCCCTCGTCTTGAGATGCAAGAAGAGATTGAGTATATTAAGAAACAAATGCAAGGCAATGAGCCTGAAGTCGAAGAGAAGAAAGAATCGGTTATTGAAGAAATTCCTGAGGTAGATGAGATTACGATTGATGATTTCATGAAGGTTGAACTGCGCGTGGCGGAAGTACTAGAAGTGGAACCTGTAAAAAAAGCGGATAAACTTCTTAAACTTCAGTTGGATCTTGGTTATGAAAAACGTCAAGTTGTTTCTGGAATTGCCCAATACTATAAGCCGGAAGAATTGGTAGGAAAAAAGGTAATCTGTGTAACAAATTTAAAACCAGTTAAACTTCGCGGTGAGCTTTCGCAAGGAATGATTTTAGCGGGTAGTTCAGATGGAAAACTATCTGTAGCAACAGTGGATAATTCGCTTCCTAATGGGGCAAAAGTTAAATAA
- a CDS encoding protein sspF, whose protein sequence is MGRRKGIMTEGFKEELAKELGFYDVVQREGWGGIRAVDAGNMVKLAVEKAQRQMSDKR, encoded by the coding sequence TTGGGCAGAAGAAAAGGCATAATGACAGAAGGGTTCAAAGAAGAGCTTGCGAAGGAATTAGGCTTTTATGATGTCGTCCAAAGAGAAGGCTGGGGAGGTATACGGGCTGTTGACGCAGGAAATATGGTGAAGCTTGCTGTTGAAAAAGCACAGAGACAAATGAGCGACAAAAGATAA
- a CDS encoding TatD family hydrolase yields MLFDTHVHLNDDQFKEDIEEVIKRAQEAGVSNMVVVGFDRATIMRAMELIEKYDFIYASIGWHPVDAIDMLDEDLAWIEELSSHPKVVAIGEMGLDYHWDKSPRDIQKEVFRKQIRLAKKVNLPIVIHNREATADIVDILKEEHAEAVGGIMHCYSGSPEVAKECLDMNFYISLGGPVTFKNAKKPKEVAVEVPLDKLLIETDCPYLAPHPYRGKRNEPAYVKLVAEQIAELKGLTFEEVAVATNQNARKLFGIN; encoded by the coding sequence ATGTTATTTGATACACATGTGCATTTAAACGATGATCAATTTAAAGAGGATATTGAAGAGGTTATTAAACGAGCTCAGGAAGCTGGAGTTTCAAACATGGTTGTGGTCGGTTTTGATCGCGCCACGATTATGAGGGCAATGGAATTAATAGAGAAATATGATTTTATTTATGCCTCAATCGGGTGGCATCCCGTTGATGCAATAGACATGCTTGATGAGGATTTAGCTTGGATTGAAGAGCTATCGTCTCATCCGAAGGTCGTTGCAATAGGAGAAATGGGGTTAGATTATCACTGGGATAAATCACCTAGGGATATTCAGAAAGAGGTCTTTAGAAAACAAATTCGTCTAGCAAAAAAGGTGAATCTGCCGATTGTCATTCATAATAGAGAGGCAACCGCTGATATTGTAGACATTCTAAAAGAGGAACATGCCGAAGCTGTCGGGGGCATTATGCACTGTTATAGCGGCAGTCCAGAAGTAGCGAAAGAATGCCTGGATATGAACTTCTATATTTCTTTAGGAGGACCAGTCACCTTTAAAAATGCAAAAAAACCAAAAGAGGTTGCCGTAGAGGTTCCCCTTGATAAACTATTGATTGAAACGGATTGTCCATATCTTGCCCCGCACCCTTATCGGGGAAAACGTAATGAACCTGCCTATGTAAAATTAGTAGCCGAACAAATTGCTGAATTAAAAGGGTTGACGTTTGAAGAAGTGGCTGTTGCAACTAACCAAAATGCAAGGAAACTATTCGGCATTAACTGA